From Nocardioides sp. HDW12B, the proteins below share one genomic window:
- the purM gene encoding phosphoribosylformylglycinamidine cyclo-ligase translates to MTQQADPNPVTESARSTAYAQAGVDIEAGDKAVELMKVWVEKARRPEVLGGIGGFAGLFDASALKSYDRPLLATSADGVGTKVAIAQAMDVHHTIGFDLVGMLVDDLVVCGAEPLFLTDYIATGRVQPERIAAIVQGIAEACLEAGCALIGGETAEHPGLLAPHEYDVAGSTTGVVEAAHLLGPGRVRPGDAVVAMRSSGLHSNGYSLVRHVLLGTAGWELDRHVDELGRTLGEELLEPTRIYAKACLALARGTRTHAMSHITGGGLAANLARVLPEEVAVDIDRATWAPAPVFDLVASVGGVAQADLEQTLNMGVGMVALCDADDADRVVATLAEHEVEAWVCGAVRAAGAGDEPASVTLHGTHRGR, encoded by the coding sequence GTGACCCAGCAGGCCGACCCGAACCCGGTCACCGAATCCGCCCGCAGCACGGCGTACGCGCAGGCGGGGGTGGACATCGAGGCCGGGGACAAGGCCGTCGAGCTGATGAAGGTCTGGGTCGAGAAGGCCCGTCGCCCCGAGGTGCTGGGCGGCATCGGCGGCTTCGCCGGCCTCTTCGACGCCTCCGCGCTCAAGAGCTACGACCGGCCGCTGCTGGCCACCAGTGCCGACGGCGTGGGCACCAAGGTGGCGATCGCGCAGGCCATGGACGTGCACCACACCATCGGCTTCGACCTCGTCGGGATGCTGGTCGACGACCTGGTGGTCTGCGGCGCCGAGCCGCTGTTCCTGACCGACTACATCGCCACCGGCCGCGTGCAGCCCGAGCGCATCGCCGCCATCGTGCAGGGCATCGCCGAGGCGTGCCTCGAGGCGGGCTGCGCCCTCATCGGCGGCGAGACCGCCGAGCACCCCGGCTTGCTGGCGCCGCACGAGTACGACGTCGCCGGGTCGACCACCGGTGTCGTGGAGGCCGCCCACCTGCTGGGGCCGGGGCGGGTCCGTCCCGGGGACGCCGTGGTCGCGATGCGCTCGAGCGGTCTGCACAGCAACGGCTACTCCCTGGTGCGCCACGTGCTGCTGGGCACGGCCGGCTGGGAGCTCGACCGCCACGTCGACGAGCTCGGCCGCACGCTCGGCGAGGAGCTGCTGGAGCCGACCCGGATCTACGCCAAGGCCTGCCTGGCGCTGGCGCGCGGGACCCGTACCCACGCCATGTCGCACATCACCGGCGGCGGCCTGGCCGCCAACCTCGCCCGTGTCCTGCCCGAGGAGGTGGCCGTCGACATCGACCGAGCGACCTGGGCGCCGGCGCCGGTCTTCGACCTGGTCGCCTCGGTGGGCGGGGTCGCACAGGCAGACCTCGAGCAGACGCTGAACATGGGGGTCGGCATGGTTGCGCTGTGCGACGCCGACGACGCCGACCGGGTGGTCGCGACGCTGGCTGAGCACGAGGTGGAGGCCTGGGTGTGCGGCGCGGTCCGGGCGGCCGGTGCGGGCGACGAGCCGGCCTCGGTGACGCTGCACGGGACACATCGCGGTCGGTGA
- a CDS encoding DUF3073 domain-containing protein → MGRGRAKAKQTKVARDLKYRTHETDFGALAQELHGGPDPASRAEEPVEDDEWSDYAERSSRD, encoded by the coding sequence ATGGGGCGCGGCCGAGCCAAGGCGAAGCAGACCAAGGTTGCTCGCGACCTGAAGTACCGCACTCACGAGACGGACTTCGGCGCGCTGGCCCAGGAGCTTCACGGAGGACCCGACCCGGCGAGCAGAGCCGAGGAGCCGGTCGAGGACGACGAGTGGTCGGACTACGCGGAGCGAAGCTCCCGCGACTGA
- a CDS encoding Glu/Leu/Phe/Val dehydrogenase, which translates to MFDSLEGHEQVVFCSDPATGLRAIVAIHSTALGPSLGGTRFLPYADERSALLDVLHLSRGMTFKAAVAGLPLGGGKAVIIGDPATLKTPALLRAYGRFVEGLAGRYVTACDVGTFSADMDVVAETCRSVTGRSVERGGAGDSSVLTAFGVLQGMRAAAQTLWGAPTLTGRRVGVAGVGKVGRHLVDHLVEEGARVVVTDVDPGAVRAVTTAHGSVEVAADVTALLEADLDVYAPCALGGAVDADVAAHLRAQIVCGAANNQLAAPGLDEVLAARGVLYAPDYVVNAGGLVQVADELDGFDFARAEKRVRGIYDTTLQVLELSARDGITPAAAADVVALRRLGQSRELRSA; encoded by the coding sequence GTGTTCGACAGCCTCGAGGGCCACGAGCAGGTCGTCTTCTGCTCCGACCCCGCGACCGGGCTGCGTGCGATCGTCGCGATCCACTCGACGGCCCTGGGACCCTCCCTCGGGGGGACCCGCTTCCTGCCGTACGCCGACGAGCGCTCGGCCCTGCTCGACGTGCTCCACCTGTCGCGGGGCATGACGTTCAAGGCCGCCGTGGCCGGACTCCCGCTCGGTGGCGGCAAGGCCGTCATCATCGGCGACCCCGCCACGCTCAAGACGCCGGCGCTGCTGCGTGCCTACGGCCGCTTCGTCGAGGGGCTGGCCGGGCGCTACGTCACCGCGTGCGACGTCGGCACCTTCTCCGCCGACATGGACGTGGTCGCCGAGACCTGCCGCTCCGTCACGGGGCGCAGCGTCGAGCGCGGAGGCGCCGGGGACTCGTCGGTGCTGACGGCCTTCGGGGTGCTCCAGGGCATGCGCGCCGCCGCCCAGACCCTCTGGGGCGCGCCGACGCTGACCGGTCGGCGGGTCGGGGTCGCCGGGGTCGGCAAGGTCGGCCGCCACCTCGTCGACCACCTCGTCGAGGAGGGCGCCCGCGTGGTCGTCACCGACGTCGACCCCGGCGCGGTGCGCGCGGTCACGACCGCCCACGGATCGGTCGAGGTCGCCGCCGACGTCACGGCCCTGCTCGAGGCCGACCTGGACGTCTACGCCCCGTGCGCACTCGGCGGCGCCGTCGACGCCGACGTGGCCGCCCACCTGCGCGCCCAGATCGTCTGCGGCGCGGCGAACAACCAGCTCGCCGCCCCCGGGCTCGACGAGGTGCTCGCCGCGCGCGGCGTGCTCTACGCCCCGGACTACGTCGTCAACGCCGGCGGGCTCGTGCAGGTCGCCGACGAGCTCGACGGCTTCGACTTCGCGCGCGCCGAGAAGAGGGTGCGCGGCATCTACGACACGACCCTGCAGGTGCTCGAGCTCTCAGCCCGGGACGGCATCACGCCCGCCGCAGCGGCGGACGTCGTGGCGCTCCGGCGACTGGGTCAGTCGCGGGAGCTTCGCTCCGCGTAG
- a CDS encoding BldC family transcriptional regulator, with product MNTRAPESEALLTPAEVASMFRVDPKTVTRWAKAGKLSSIRTLGGHRRYRESEVRELLSGMLPQQRQGDSD from the coding sequence ATGAACACACGAGCCCCCGAGTCAGAGGCCCTGTTGACACCTGCCGAGGTGGCTTCGATGTTCCGCGTGGACCCGAAGACGGTCACGCGTTGGGCCAAGGCCGGCAAGCTGAGCTCCATCCGCACCCTGGGCGGCCACCGCCGCTACCGGGAGTCGGAGGTCCGCGAGCTGCTGAGCGGCATGCTCCCGCAGCAGCGTCAGGGCGACAGCGACTGA
- a CDS encoding malonic semialdehyde reductase, whose product MTDTLTLSPEAQRLLFTEARTANRFTDEPVSDAQVAAIYDLVKYAPTALNTQPLRVLLVRQDARERLLKHMADGNRDKTESAPLVAVLAADTDFHDHLPRTFPHFPGARDMFADDSGREQAARFNASLQIGYFLLGVRAAGLAAGPMGGFDAAGVDAEFLADTSWRSMLVVNIGHAGENAWQDRLPRLSYDEAVRVA is encoded by the coding sequence ATGACCGACACCCTCACCCTCTCCCCCGAGGCGCAGCGCCTGCTCTTCACCGAGGCCCGCACCGCCAACCGCTTCACCGACGAGCCCGTCTCCGACGCCCAGGTCGCCGCGATCTACGACCTCGTGAAGTACGCCCCCACCGCGCTCAACACCCAGCCCCTGCGAGTGCTGCTGGTGCGCCAGGACGCGCGCGAGCGGCTGCTCAAGCACATGGCCGACGGCAACCGCGACAAGACCGAGTCGGCTCCCCTGGTCGCGGTGCTCGCCGCCGACACCGACTTCCACGACCACCTGCCGCGCACCTTCCCGCACTTCCCGGGCGCCCGCGACATGTTCGCCGACGACTCGGGACGCGAGCAGGCCGCCCGCTTCAACGCCTCGCTGCAGATCGGCTACTTCCTCCTCGGGGTGCGCGCCGCCGGCCTGGCCGCCGGCCCCATGGGCGGCTTCGACGCCGCCGGGGTCGACGCCGAGTTCCTCGCGGACACCTCGTGGCGCTCGATGCTCGTGGTGAACATCGGTCACGCGGGCGAGAACGCCTGGCAGGACCGGCTGCCCCGCCTGTCGTACGACGAGGCCGTGCGCGTCGCCTGA
- the soxR gene encoding redox-sensitive transcriptional activator SoxR — translation MGAVAVVVMATMQQVKVNFMSSVDARDLWSIGQLAERSGTAPSAIRYYEARGLLTATRSAGNQRRYPRSTLRRLGFIRAAQRVGLSLDEIADALATLPAERTPTKRDWQRLSRHWQGRVEEQIDRLERLRDRLDSCIGCGCLSLRRCALSNPGDELATDGPGAVHLEPGS, via the coding sequence GTGGGCGCAGTGGCAGTCGTGGTCATGGCGACCATGCAACAAGTTAAAGTCAACTTCATGTCAAGCGTCGACGCACGGGATCTCTGGAGCATCGGCCAGCTGGCCGAGCGCTCCGGCACCGCCCCCTCCGCGATCCGTTACTACGAGGCGCGAGGGCTGCTGACCGCGACGCGGTCCGCCGGCAACCAACGTCGCTACCCCCGCTCGACCCTGCGCCGCCTCGGCTTCATCCGAGCCGCGCAGCGCGTCGGCCTCTCCCTCGACGAGATCGCCGACGCGCTGGCGACCCTCCCCGCGGAGCGGACGCCCACCAAGCGCGACTGGCAGCGGCTCTCGCGGCACTGGCAGGGCCGCGTCGAGGAGCAGATCGACCGGCTCGAGCGGCTCCGCGACCGGCTGGACTCCTGCATCGGCTGCGGGTGCCTGAGCCTGCGCCGCTGCGCGCTGTCGAACCCCGGGGACGAGCTGGCCACCGACGGTCCGGGCGCGGTGCACCTGGAGCCCGGCAGCTGA
- a CDS encoding thiamine pyrophosphate-dependent enzyme, with product MTTTATAPTRLGYDDLPRLISLMTGDEKHDAAATSTLDVLWVLYDQVLRVDPDHPDDPGRDRFLLSKGHGPMAYYATLVAQGFFPESWLADWASFDSRLGHHPDRVLVPGVEIGSGSLGHGLPLALGVTLGLRAGGNPARVVVLVGDAELDEGSNAEALAVAAALGTENLTVVVVDNGSASYGVPGRIAERFATEGWAVTTVDGRDHRALAPALSARSAARPSAVVAEVRS from the coding sequence ATGACCACGACTGCCACTGCGCCCACTCGCCTCGGGTACGACGACCTCCCTCGGCTGATCTCCCTGATGACGGGCGACGAGAAGCATGACGCCGCCGCCACCTCCACCCTCGACGTCCTGTGGGTGCTCTACGACCAGGTGCTGCGCGTCGACCCCGACCACCCGGACGATCCCGGGCGGGACCGCTTCCTGCTGTCCAAGGGGCACGGCCCGATGGCCTACTACGCCACCCTCGTGGCGCAGGGCTTCTTCCCCGAGAGCTGGCTCGCGGACTGGGCCTCCTTCGACTCGCGGCTGGGGCACCACCCCGACCGGGTCCTCGTGCCCGGTGTCGAGATCGGGTCGGGCTCCCTCGGGCACGGGCTGCCCCTGGCCCTGGGCGTCACGCTCGGCCTCCGGGCGGGCGGCAACCCGGCCCGCGTGGTGGTGCTCGTCGGTGACGCCGAGCTCGACGAGGGCAGCAACGCCGAGGCGCTCGCGGTGGCGGCCGCCCTCGGCACGGAGAACCTCACGGTCGTGGTGGTCGACAACGGCTCGGCCAGCTACGGCGTACCGGGGCGGATCGCGGAGCGCTTCGCCACCGAGGGCTGGGCCGTCACCACGGTCGACGGCCGGGACCACCGGGCGCTGGCCCCGGCGCTGTCCGCCCGCTCGGCGGCTCGGCCGTCCGCGGTCGTCGCGGAGGTCCGGTCGTGA
- a CDS encoding transketolase yields the protein MTAPSPRRQFAATTTALLDERPDLALVWAEISGQYFGDAVRRHPERVVNVGIREQLLVDVGAGMALAGMRPVVHTIGSFLVERAFEQVKLGFAHQAVGGVLVGSGGSFDVAAGGRTHQSPGDVALLDTVPGMHVHAPGTAAETDDVLRRVVTGAGLHYVRVVEQVNDAAFPADGHLHVVRRGAGATVVALGPVLDAVLAATADRDVSVLYSATVRPLDVTTLVSVAGAQPVPEVVLVEPWYAGTSARVVADALRDRPSRLLALGVRREEVRRYGTPAEHVAAHGLDAPGLRASLDAFLG from the coding sequence GTGACCGCGCCGTCCCCGCGCCGGCAGTTCGCCGCCACCACGACCGCGCTGCTCGACGAGCGCCCCGACCTGGCGCTCGTGTGGGCCGAGATCTCCGGGCAGTACTTCGGCGACGCGGTCCGGCGTCACCCGGAGCGGGTGGTCAACGTCGGCATCCGCGAGCAGCTGCTGGTCGACGTCGGCGCCGGGATGGCGCTCGCCGGGATGCGCCCCGTCGTCCACACCATCGGATCCTTCCTCGTCGAGCGCGCCTTCGAGCAGGTCAAGCTCGGCTTCGCCCACCAGGCCGTGGGCGGCGTCCTCGTCGGCAGCGGCGGCTCCTTCGACGTCGCCGCCGGGGGGCGGACCCACCAGAGCCCCGGCGACGTCGCGCTGCTCGACACCGTGCCGGGCATGCACGTCCACGCACCCGGCACCGCGGCCGAGACCGACGACGTCCTGCGCCGCGTGGTCACCGGCGCCGGCCTGCACTACGTGCGGGTGGTCGAGCAGGTCAACGACGCCGCCTTCCCCGCCGACGGCCACCTGCACGTCGTACGTCGCGGGGCGGGCGCGACCGTGGTGGCCCTCGGACCCGTGCTCGACGCGGTGCTGGCCGCTACCGCCGACCGCGACGTGAGCGTGCTCTACTCCGCCACGGTCCGGCCCCTCGACGTCACCACGCTGGTCTCCGTCGCGGGAGCGCAGCCGGTGCCGGAGGTCGTGCTGGTCGAGCCGTGGTACGCCGGCACGTCGGCCCGGGTGGTCGCCGACGCGCTGCGCGACCGCCCGTCGCGGCTGCTCGCCCTCGGCGTCCGGCGCGAGGAGGTGCGTCGCTACGGCACCCCGGCCGAGCACGTCGCGGCCCACGGCCTCGACGCCCCGGGGCTGCGTGCCTCCCTCGACGCGTTCCTCGGGTGA
- a CDS encoding metallopeptidase family protein yields MVEVSRERFEELVSDALDLVPPELTALMDNCVVVVEDEAPADDPELLGLYEGIPLTERDSTYVMALPDRISIYRNPTLAICETEQEVVDEVGITVVHEIAHHFGIDDARLHDLGYA; encoded by the coding sequence ATGGTCGAGGTCAGCCGCGAGCGGTTCGAGGAGCTGGTCTCCGACGCGCTCGACCTCGTCCCGCCCGAGCTGACCGCCCTCATGGACAACTGCGTGGTGGTCGTCGAGGACGAGGCCCCGGCCGACGACCCCGAGCTGCTGGGGCTCTACGAGGGCATCCCGCTGACCGAGCGCGACAGCACCTACGTGATGGCGCTGCCCGACCGCATCAGCATCTACCGCAACCCGACGCTGGCGATCTGCGAGACCGAGCAGGAGGTCGTCGACGAGGTCGGCATCACGGTCGTGCACGAGATCGCCCACCACTTCGGCATCGACGACGCCCGGCTGCACGACCTCGGCTACGCCTGA
- a CDS encoding CrcB family protein — MTPLSAVTVALAAGLASVLRLLAGHHLDGRVPWGTIGVNVVGSFVIGAVAGAGLPEAVAVPLATGFCGGLTTYSAFAVQTHDRGPRLGSLVVLLTLPPALLACALGYAVTAAVQA; from the coding sequence GTGACTCCGCTCTCCGCCGTCACGGTGGCCCTCGCGGCCGGGCTCGCCTCGGTGCTGCGGCTGCTGGCCGGCCACCACCTCGATGGCCGCGTCCCGTGGGGGACGATCGGCGTCAACGTGGTCGGGTCGTTCGTCATCGGCGCCGTGGCCGGTGCCGGGCTGCCCGAGGCGGTGGCGGTGCCGCTGGCGACCGGCTTCTGCGGCGGGCTGACGACCTACTCGGCCTTCGCGGTGCAGACCCACGACCGCGGCCCGCGGCTCGGCTCGCTGGTCGTGCTGCTCACGCTGCCGCCGGCGCTGCTGGCCTGCGCGCTCGGGTACGCCGTGACGGCGGCCGTTCAGGCGTAG
- a CDS encoding CrcB family protein, protein MPARPRPTTAVLLVVALGGATGALLRYALDTWTSEGSSAGFPWTTFGINVVGSFLLGVLPTLPRVRRSPLLAPFLGPGVLGGFTTLSAVSEQTRSLLADERIVTAATYAGGTLVACLLAVVAAERLGRPHRAEEDP, encoded by the coding sequence GTGCCCGCCCGACCCCGCCCCACGACCGCGGTGCTGCTCGTCGTCGCGCTGGGCGGAGCCACCGGGGCGCTGCTGAGGTACGCCCTCGACACCTGGACGTCCGAGGGGTCGTCAGCCGGCTTCCCGTGGACGACCTTCGGCATCAACGTGGTGGGCTCGTTCCTGCTCGGTGTGCTGCCGACCCTCCCCCGGGTACGCCGCTCGCCCCTGCTCGCACCCTTCCTCGGCCCGGGCGTGCTGGGCGGCTTCACCACCCTCTCGGCGGTGTCCGAGCAGACCCGGTCGCTGCTGGCCGACGAGCGAATCGTGACCGCAGCGACGTACGCGGGAGGGACGCTGGTGGCCTGCCTGCTGGCGGTGGTCGCGGCCGAGCGCCTGGGGCGGCCGCACCGGGCGGAGGAGGACCCGTGA
- a CDS encoding NAD(P)/FAD-dependent oxidoreductase, whose product MTENKHQVVVIGSGFGGLFGTKALRRADVEVTMIAKTTHHLFQPLLYQVATGILSQGEIAPPTREILADQRNARVILGEVSRIDMERRVVTSQVLGRVTETPYDSLIVAAGAGQSYFGNDHFAEHAPGMKSIDDALELRGRIFGAFELAELAETEEEIERLLTFVVVGAGPTGVEMAGQIAELAHRTLRKDFRSINTRAAKVILLDAAGQVLPPFGAKLGEKTRQSLEKRGVTVRLGEMVTDLDEYGIVVKRKDGSSERIEAVTKVWAAGVQASPLAKTLAEQSGAPLDRAGRIGVNPDLTLPGHPEVFVVGDMISLDNLPGVAQVAIQGAKYAAKEIKGRVEGSPPQKPFKYFDKGSMATISRFSAVALVGKIRITGFIAWLMWLAVHLVYLTGFKNRLSALGHWFVSFLGSGRSERVATEQQIFGRLALDRLDHGAADLVSNPGVYDATRAMIEETRRAELVERALEEARLTDAGERGLKVDAAP is encoded by the coding sequence GTGACGGAGAACAAGCACCAGGTGGTCGTGATCGGCTCCGGTTTCGGCGGGCTGTTCGGCACCAAGGCGCTGAGGCGGGCGGACGTCGAGGTGACGATGATCGCCAAGACGACGCACCACCTGTTCCAGCCGCTGCTCTACCAGGTGGCGACCGGCATCCTGTCGCAGGGCGAGATCGCCCCGCCGACCCGCGAGATCCTCGCCGACCAGCGCAACGCCCGCGTCATCCTCGGTGAGGTCTCGCGCATCGACATGGAGCGACGCGTCGTGACCTCCCAGGTGCTCGGACGCGTCACCGAGACGCCGTACGACTCCCTGATCGTGGCTGCCGGCGCCGGTCAGTCCTACTTCGGCAACGACCACTTCGCCGAGCACGCGCCCGGCATGAAGAGCATCGACGACGCCCTCGAGCTGCGCGGGCGCATCTTCGGCGCCTTCGAGCTCGCCGAGCTCGCCGAGACCGAGGAGGAGATCGAGCGTCTGCTCACCTTCGTCGTGGTCGGCGCCGGTCCCACCGGCGTCGAGATGGCCGGACAGATCGCCGAGCTGGCCCACCGCACGCTGCGCAAGGACTTCCGCAGCATCAACACCCGTGCGGCCAAGGTCATCCTGCTCGACGCCGCCGGCCAGGTGCTCCCGCCCTTCGGCGCCAAGCTGGGTGAGAAGACCCGCCAGTCGTTGGAGAAGCGCGGCGTCACCGTCCGCCTCGGCGAGATGGTCACCGACCTCGACGAGTACGGCATCGTCGTCAAGCGCAAGGACGGCTCCTCCGAGCGCATCGAGGCCGTCACCAAGGTGTGGGCCGCGGGCGTGCAGGCGTCGCCGCTGGCCAAGACGCTGGCCGAGCAGTCCGGCGCCCCGCTCGACCGCGCCGGCCGGATCGGCGTCAACCCCGACCTGACGCTGCCGGGTCACCCCGAGGTGTTCGTCGTCGGCGACATGATCTCGCTCGACAACCTGCCCGGCGTCGCGCAGGTCGCGATCCAGGGCGCGAAGTACGCCGCCAAGGAGATCAAGGGCCGCGTCGAGGGCAGCCCGCCGCAGAAGCCGTTCAAGTACTTCGACAAGGGCTCGATGGCGACCATCTCCCGCTTCAGCGCGGTCGCGCTGGTGGGCAAGATCCGCATCACCGGCTTCATCGCGTGGCTGATGTGGTTGGCGGTCCACCTCGTCTACCTGACCGGCTTCAAGAACCGGCTCTCGGCGCTGGGGCACTGGTTCGTCAGCTTCCTCGGCTCGGGGCGCTCCGAGCGGGTGGCCACCGAGCAGCAGATCTTCGGCCGGCTCGCGCTGGACCGTCTCGACCACGGCGCGGCCGACCTGGTCTCCAACCCGGGCGTCTACGACGCGACGCGGGCGATGATCGAGGAGACCCGACGCGCCGAGCTGGTCGAGCGGGCGCTCGAGGAGGCCCGGCTCACCGACGCCGGCGAGCGCGGCCTCAAGGTCGACGCCGCCCCCTGA
- a CDS encoding FAD/NAD(P)-binding protein, whose amino-acid sequence MTSLRRARAFGGAAPEAVRVAVVGGGASGVITALHLLRAATPEQPVEVCLVDREARLGPGLAYRHDHPRHTLNNYAGRLSAVAEDPDHLVRWCRAAGYDVDPTDFLPRTLYGDYLTDLVENAPVPTGSALGRVRGTVRDVLREDDGVHVHLTGGWSVVADAVVLALGNPPPARLMKYAAHAGYLPDPWVPDLAEQVGEPAEVLLVGSGLTALDVVSVLHDSTPMTRFTLVSRHGLLPRTHRTDPSPMRQTVDVPAGRLEEMVTQVRALVDQAATDGEDWRDVVDTLRASANRLWRGLDEEEQATFVRDHGRAWEVARHRMPPAQAEFVRQLKASGRLVVRTPGEVDPVAFDRVVNCSGPAPVTTRGWNPLVDALLDRGTIRPHRLGLGLDLDPTGRVVDSTGEPLPDVFAVGPARRGLDWEVTAVPDLRVQALEVAEEILPALEGRGGHSVTA is encoded by the coding sequence GTGACCTCGCTGCGCCGCGCCCGCGCGTTCGGCGGCGCCGCCCCCGAGGCGGTGCGCGTCGCCGTCGTCGGCGGCGGCGCGTCCGGGGTCATCACCGCCCTGCACCTGCTGCGCGCCGCCACCCCCGAGCAGCCGGTCGAGGTCTGCCTGGTCGACCGCGAGGCCCGCCTGGGGCCCGGCCTGGCCTACCGCCACGACCACCCGCGCCACACGCTGAACAACTACGCCGGGCGGCTGAGCGCGGTGGCGGAGGACCCCGACCACCTGGTGCGCTGGTGCCGTGCGGCCGGGTACGACGTCGACCCCACCGACTTCCTGCCCCGCACCCTGTACGGCGACTACCTCACTGACCTGGTGGAGAACGCACCCGTGCCCACGGGGAGCGCCCTGGGACGCGTCCGCGGCACGGTGCGCGACGTGCTGCGTGAGGACGACGGGGTGCACGTGCACCTGACCGGCGGGTGGAGCGTGGTCGCCGACGCCGTCGTGCTCGCGCTCGGCAACCCGCCGCCCGCCCGCCTCATGAAGTACGCCGCGCACGCCGGCTACCTGCCCGACCCGTGGGTGCCGGACCTGGCCGAGCAGGTCGGGGAGCCGGCCGAGGTGCTCCTGGTCGGCAGCGGGCTGACCGCGCTCGACGTGGTCTCGGTCCTGCACGACAGCACCCCGATGACCCGCTTCACCCTGGTCTCGCGCCACGGCCTGCTGCCGCGGACCCACCGCACCGACCCGAGCCCGATGCGCCAGACCGTCGACGTGCCGGCCGGCCGGCTGGAGGAGATGGTGACCCAGGTGCGGGCGCTCGTCGACCAGGCCGCCACCGACGGCGAGGACTGGCGCGACGTCGTCGACACCCTGCGGGCCTCGGCCAACCGGTTGTGGCGCGGGCTCGACGAGGAGGAGCAGGCGACCTTCGTGCGCGACCACGGCCGCGCCTGGGAGGTCGCGCGCCACCGGATGCCGCCGGCCCAGGCGGAGTTCGTCCGTCAGCTGAAGGCCTCCGGCCGCCTCGTGGTGAGGACGCCCGGTGAGGTCGACCCGGTCGCCTTCGACCGCGTCGTGAACTGCAGCGGCCCCGCCCCGGTGACGACGCGGGGCTGGAACCCGCTCGTCGACGCCCTGCTTGACCGGGGCACGATCCGGCCCCACCGGCTCGGGCTGGGCCTCGACCTCGACCCGACGGGCCGCGTCGTCGACAGCACCGGGGAGCCGCTGCCCGACGTCTTCGCCGTGGGCCCGGCCCGCCGGGGACTCGACTGGGAGGTCACCGCCGTGCCCGACCTGCGGGTGCAGGCGCTCGAGGTGGCCGAGGAGATCCTGCCGGCCCTCGAGGGGCGCGGCGGGCACTCCGTGACCGCCTGA
- a CDS encoding PaaI family thioesterase → MDPATPTPAHLSAEELAEHDRVVAALTGATRELAEAQALTEVDLDEAAAVTQEIEALTARLRASARGGPLGAELGPDGTTIRNHGNTVTGLRNPIAVFTAEHRRVDEEKHVHVDVDLGALYEGPPGLVHGGVSALLLDQLLGESAAVGGGPGMTARLTLHYRRPTPLGPLHLEGWLESSEGRKSVVRGEIRDPDGRVTVEAEGLFVLPSWAAEHPAWKGRQQSFE, encoded by the coding sequence ATGGACCCCGCCACGCCCACCCCGGCCCACCTGAGCGCCGAGGAGCTGGCCGAGCACGACCGCGTGGTGGCCGCCCTCACGGGGGCCACCCGCGAGCTGGCCGAGGCCCAGGCGCTCACCGAGGTCGACCTCGACGAGGCGGCGGCGGTGACGCAGGAGATCGAGGCGCTGACGGCGCGGCTGCGGGCGTCCGCGCGCGGCGGTCCGCTGGGCGCCGAGCTCGGGCCCGACGGCACCACGATCCGCAACCACGGCAACACGGTGACCGGGCTGCGCAACCCGATCGCGGTGTTCACCGCCGAGCACCGGCGCGTGGACGAGGAGAAGCACGTGCACGTCGACGTCGACCTCGGGGCGCTCTACGAGGGCCCGCCCGGCCTGGTCCACGGCGGGGTCAGCGCCCTGCTGCTCGACCAGCTGCTCGGGGAGTCGGCTGCCGTGGGCGGGGGTCCGGGCATGACCGCACGGCTCACGCTGCACTACCGCCGGCCGACCCCGCTCGGGCCGCTCCACCTCGAGGGGTGGCTGGAGAGCAGCGAGGGCCGCAAGTCGGTGGTCCGCGGCGAGATCCGCGACCCCGACGGACGGGTCACGGTCGAGGCCGAGGGCCTGTTCGTGCTGCCGTCGTGGGCGGCCGAGCACCCCGCGTGGAAGGGCCGCCAGCAGAGCTTCGAGTGA